One genomic window of Pungitius pungitius chromosome 11, fPunPun2.1, whole genome shotgun sequence includes the following:
- the sox4b gene encoding transcription factor SOX-4b — protein MVQKMSHAESTAEALSFFAGDSSSDSGACMDLDPAASPLSPGSAASSTAGDKLGENPAWCKTPSGHIKRPMNAFMVWSQIERRKIMEQSPDMHNAEISKRLGKRWKLLRDSDKIPFIREAERLRLKHMADYPDYKYRPRKKVKSSASKPGGNGDKGEKLSSSSSSTSTKTSSSSRKNGSKSPSSSKSHKSLFGNNNSSSSSTKASPFASDHASEHHHNSLYKSKSVSCSSAKLIPEGKKPKRVYVFGSSGANLSVSPASSSSSSSVAVPASPTLSSSADSSDPLSLYEDAASGREEGADSPASSSSGSSPGGSSERNGGHTYSSRRASSPTPSGSHSSASSSSSSSSSEDDEEFEDDLLDINPSPSYDSMSLGSFGSSALDRDLDLNFESGSGGSHFEFPDYCTPEVSEMISGDWLESTISNLVFTY, from the coding sequence ATGGTGCAGAAGATGAGCCACGCGGAGAGCACCGCCGAGGCGCTGTCCTTTTTCGCCGGAGATTCCAGCTCCGACTCCGGGGCGTGCATGGACCTGGACCCGGCCGCATCGCCTCTCTCCCCGGGCTCCGCGGCTTCTTCAACCGCCGGGGACAAGCTGGGAGAGAACCCCGCGTGGTGCAAAACGCCCAGCGGCCACATCAAGAGGCCCATGAACGCGTTTATGGTTTGGTCGCAGATTGAGAGGAGGAAGATCATGGAGCAGTCCCCCGACATGCACAACGCAGAGATCTCCAAGAGGCTGGGGAAGCGGTGGAAGCTTCTCAGAGACAGCGACAAGATCCCCTTCATCAGAGAGGCGGAGCGTCTCAGGCTCAAGCACATGGCGGACTACCCCGACTACAAGTACCGCCCGAGGAAGAAGGTCAAATCAAGCGCCTCCAAGCCGGGCGGTAACGGGGACAAGGGGGAGAAACTCAGCAGTagctccagcagcaccagcaccaagacatcctcctcttccaggAAGAATGGATCCAAATCACCCAGCAGCAGTAAGTCCCACAAATCACTTTTcgggaacaacaacagcagcagcagcagcaccaaagcATCACCGTTTGCCTCTGACCACGCATCAGAGCACCACCACAACTCCCTCTACAAGTCCAAGTCGGTCTCCTGCTCTTCGGCCAAGCTCATACCGGAGGGCAAGAAGCCCAAGCGGGTGTACGTGTTCGGGAGCAGCGGGGCCAACTTGAGCGtcagccccgcctcctcctcgtcctcctcctccgtggcgGTGCCGGCGAGCCCCACGCTCAGCAGCTCGGCGGACTCAAGCGACCCGCTCAGCCTGTACGAGGACGCGGCCAGCGGCCGGGAGGAGGGGGCCGACTCCcccgccagcagcagcagcggcagcagcccgGGCGGGTCTTCGGAGCGCAACGGGGGGCACACGTACAGCAGTCGGCGGGCGTCCTCGCCGACTCCCTCCGGCTCGCACTcgtccgcctcctcttcctcctcctcctcttcttcggaggacgacgaggagttCGAGGACGACCTGCTCGACATCAACCCGAGCCCGAGCTATGACAGCATGTCGCTGGGCAGCTTCGGCTCCTCGGCGCTGGACAGGGACTTGGATTTGAACTTTGAGTCCGGCTCCGGCGGCTCCCACTTCGAGTTCCCCGACTACTGCACGCCCGAAGTCAGCGAAATGATCTCCGGGGACTGGCTGGAGTCCACCATCTCCAACTTGGTGTTCACGTACTGA